CTGTTCAGCCTGGCGGTACATGGCCAGTCTCGCCTCGATATCCTGCTCGCTGCGTGCCTGCTCAAGCAGGTCGTCGAGTGCCGGATCGCTGTACTTGCCGATGTTCTGTGTGCTCCCTGAGTGAAACAGAAGGTCGGCGAAGTTCTCCGGATCTGGATAGTCAGCACACCAGCCCCAAGGCACGATCTGCCCGTGCTTCCCGGCGTACACCTGTTCGGCGTACCCAAACGAATCGACGAGTTCCACCTGGACGGTAACGCCCAGTGTCTCCTTCCATGCCTGCACCAAGTAGGCGGTCGAGGGATCGATATCCCCCCCTGCTCCAGAGTCTGTCAGCAGAATCTCGGGCAAGG
This genomic stretch from Anaerolineales bacterium harbors:
- a CDS encoding ABC transporter substrate-binding protein encodes the protein DVYNDVSYYEGQLQVGAGVFPPGLPGYSDDVVGLPYDVDAARQALRQSSYGGAEALPEILLTDSGAGGDIDPSTAYLVQAWKETLGVTVQVELVDSFGYAEQVYAGKHGQIVPWGWCADYPDPENFADLLFHSGSTQNIGKYSDPALDDLLEQARSEQDIEARLAMYRQAEQRLIDDAAAIFLAHSPTDYMLVKPHVGGYRGTPFGVAQNMYLSIVEP